CAGCAGGCGCGACAGTTCGGTGGTGGCGACGGAGTTGTCCTGGTGCTGCAGTCGCAACGCGGTGCACAGATTATCTTGCACGCTTCCGGAAAAGATGATCGGCACTTGGAACACCATCGCCACACGGCGCCGCAGGGTAATGGCAGACAGATGCTGGTACGGCGTGTCGTGGAACCAGAGTGTTCCAGCGGTGGGATCCTCCAACCGATTGAGCAGGCGGAGCAAGGTCGTCTTGCCGGCACCGGATGGTCCCAGGATGGAATACTTGCCACCGGATTCGAATCCCAGCGTCACATCGGTCAGCACCGGGCGTCCCTGCTTGATCGCACAGACGCGGTCGAGGCGGATCTCCGGCTGCGACACTGCCGACATGGTGAAACCTATCGACTCTCGACTCGCGACTGTCAACCGCCGGCCAACGTGATATGGAGCACGCCGTGTCAGAGCCCATCGTTCGTCTGAAGCCGCGCAAGGAGCGGCCGGTACTTCTCGGTCACCCGTGGATCTTCTCTGGTGCGATCGCTGACCTGGATCCCAGCTTGGAGCCAGGGCAGGCGGTGGTACTCCAGGACGCCGCCGGCGGGTTTTTGGGACGCGGTTACGTCAACCCGCGCTGTCCCATCACGATCCGTCTGCTCACGCGGGTGGACGAGCCGATCGACGCGCAGTTGATCCGGCGACGTGTTGCGGCAGCCCATGAGCTCCGCCGCACCGTGCTGCCACCCGAGACTGATGCCTACCGCCTGATCAACGGTGAGGGCGACTTCCTCCCGGGCGTCATCGCCGATGTGTACGCTTCGACCATCGTGCTGCAGTGCCTGACGGCAGGAGCTGCCAGGCTCAAGCCGCTGGTGATCGAAGCGCTGGAAACCACACTGGCGCCCAGCGGTATCTACGAACGCAGCACGGGCAATGTGCGGCGCGAAGAGGGATTGGAGCCCGCCGAAGGCGTCGTTGCGGGCGACGTGCCGGCAGAACCGGTGCTGATGCGGGAAGATGGCCTGTCCTTTCTGGTCGACCTGCACACGGGCCAG
The nucleotide sequence above comes from Candidatus Binatia bacterium. Encoded proteins:
- a CDS encoding class I SAM-dependent rRNA methyltransferase yields the protein MSEPIVRLKPRKERPVLLGHPWIFSGAIADLDPSLEPGQAVVLQDAAGGFLGRGYVNPRCPITIRLLTRVDEPIDAQLIRRRVAAAHELRRTVLPPETDAYRLINGEGDFLPGVIADVYASTIVLQCLTAGAARLKPLVIEALETTLAPSGIYERSTGNVRREEGLEPAEGVVAGDVPAEPVLMREDGLSFLVDLHTGQKTGFFLDQRDNRMLARQLADGRAVLNAFAYTGAFAVHAAAGGAWQVTSVESSPRALDLARRNWSLNAFDAAAGEFIETDIFRYLREADRTFDLLILDPPALVKRRQELERGARAYKDLHLWAFRRAAAGAHVMTFSCSQHVPPELFWKIVHGAAVDARRDVQVLRHLGAGADHPVNLAHPEGEYLKGLLLRVW